One genomic window of Corynebacterium diphtheriae includes the following:
- the hrpB gene encoding ATP-dependent helicase HrpB: protein MSFNLSVIGAGLPVAQSTTTLIDALRTHRMAVVQAPPGTGKTTLVPPIAHNVTGGKVIVVAPRRVAVRAAAHHLEQLDRSSCDQPSTHRVGYTIRGERSRGDLVEFVTPGVLLRRLISNPELDGVSAVVVDEVHERQLDTDLVLGMLVELRELRDDLTVIAMSATVDAPRFAELLSPEHPAPIVETHAEIHPLELHYQPAAERIALSRSYMDHVCTVTQRAVAHSTDSALVFLPTIAAVTTAVSALEQRTSVPVYPLHGQLTSSEQDAALRAGRQRIVVATSIAESSLTVPGVRIVVDAGLSRVPKRDRARDLTGLVTTSTSQAQADQRAGRAGREGPGTVYRLYSAAEFQHFPDHVTPEIRSADLTQAALCLTAWGCTDPAQFPLLSTPPKQSWEQAVDTLRDIGALNAAGQITELGRTLATLPTDPRLGASLLHCGGGAAPTIAALSLDARGDIPRAIAAMSHQQRFTREVARLAGFVPDSECTPGEAIARAWPKNVARRDGDSYLMAGGSRAELGVSSLSGHEWLAVAQASLTHRGSVIRSAAPISEAAAVDIIGVAERTEATLVDGSLRGTRIRHSGAITLSTTNVKVEGELAEQALAEGIRTHGLELFTFSDKATELRDRLRHLHEYYGEPWPDVDAADPTLWLGPEIAALAAGTPAARIDLYPALQRLLPWPEATRLDELAPAVLELPNGRRARISYAGDRPVLSTRLQDCFGLLESPIVCGRPLQFHLLSPAGRPLAVTDTLDSFWAGPYQQVRSDMRGRYPKHPWPEDPLAIR from the coding sequence ATGAGCTTTAATCTTTCTGTTATCGGCGCCGGTCTGCCCGTCGCACAGTCCACCACGACGCTTATCGACGCCCTGCGCACCCATCGCATGGCGGTGGTGCAAGCCCCACCTGGCACAGGTAAAACCACCCTTGTACCACCCATTGCGCACAATGTAACTGGCGGCAAGGTGATCGTGGTGGCACCGCGCAGGGTGGCTGTTCGTGCTGCCGCCCATCACCTTGAACAGCTCGACCGGAGCAGTTGCGATCAGCCGAGTACACATCGTGTGGGTTATACCATTCGTGGCGAGCGTTCTCGGGGCGATCTCGTGGAGTTTGTCACCCCAGGTGTGCTGTTGCGCAGGCTGATTTCTAATCCGGAGCTCGACGGAGTCTCTGCCGTGGTGGTCGATGAGGTCCATGAGCGCCAACTCGACACCGACCTTGTCCTTGGCATGCTTGTTGAGCTACGAGAGCTTCGCGACGACCTCACGGTGATCGCGATGTCCGCAACCGTCGATGCCCCGCGCTTTGCTGAGCTACTGAGCCCAGAACACCCAGCACCTATCGTGGAAACCCACGCGGAGATTCACCCCTTGGAGCTGCATTATCAGCCTGCTGCCGAGCGCATAGCGCTGAGCCGCTCATACATGGATCATGTTTGCACAGTTACCCAGCGTGCGGTGGCGCACTCCACGGATTCCGCCCTTGTATTCCTCCCCACCATTGCCGCCGTGACCACTGCGGTTTCCGCTTTAGAGCAGCGCACATCCGTGCCGGTTTATCCTCTGCATGGCCAGTTGACTAGTTCGGAGCAAGACGCTGCGCTGCGCGCTGGTCGGCAGCGGATCGTGGTGGCAACGTCGATAGCCGAAAGCTCTTTGACCGTGCCAGGCGTGCGCATTGTTGTCGACGCCGGCCTAAGCCGTGTTCCCAAACGCGATCGCGCCCGTGACCTCACCGGCCTGGTCACCACCAGCACCAGCCAGGCACAAGCAGACCAACGTGCGGGACGCGCTGGTCGTGAAGGGCCAGGCACCGTATACCGCCTGTACTCGGCGGCGGAGTTTCAGCACTTCCCCGACCACGTCACCCCAGAAATCCGCTCCGCCGATCTCACCCAAGCGGCACTGTGTTTGACCGCGTGGGGTTGTACTGATCCCGCCCAGTTTCCGCTGCTGAGCACGCCCCCGAAGCAATCATGGGAGCAGGCCGTGGATACATTGCGCGACATCGGCGCACTCAACGCCGCAGGCCAGATCACCGAACTTGGTCGCACGCTGGCTACGTTGCCTACGGATCCTCGGCTGGGTGCGTCGTTGCTGCATTGTGGTGGCGGGGCTGCACCGACGATTGCGGCGCTAAGTCTTGATGCCCGTGGGGATATTCCTCGTGCAATCGCGGCGATGTCTCATCAGCAGCGTTTTACCCGCGAGGTGGCGCGGTTAGCGGGGTTCGTGCCTGATTCTGAGTGCACACCAGGGGAAGCGATCGCGCGGGCGTGGCCTAAAAATGTGGCGCGGCGCGATGGCGACAGCTATCTTATGGCAGGCGGTTCCCGTGCTGAGCTGGGGGTTTCTAGTCTTTCTGGCCATGAGTGGCTTGCGGTGGCGCAGGCGTCTCTCACACATCGTGGCAGTGTTATCCGCTCGGCTGCCCCTATCAGTGAGGCCGCTGCTGTGGACATCATCGGCGTTGCGGAGCGCACTGAGGCTACGCTTGTCGACGGCTCCCTGCGGGGCACGCGCATTCGCCACTCCGGCGCAATAACATTGAGCACAACCAATGTGAAAGTTGAGGGTGAGCTCGCGGAACAGGCACTAGCCGAGGGTATCCGCACCCATGGCCTTGAGCTGTTTACGTTCTCCGATAAGGCCACCGAGCTGCGCGATCGCCTCCGACATCTTCACGAGTATTACGGTGAACCGTGGCCGGATGTTGATGCAGCCGACCCCACCTTGTGGCTTGGCCCTGAGATCGCAGCATTGGCCGCCGGCACCCCAGCCGCCCGAATCGATCTCTACCCCGCACTCCAGCGCTTGCTCCCGTGGCCGGAGGCCACCCGCCTCGACGAGCTGGCACCTGCTGTACTCGAGTTGCCTAATGGTCGCCGCGCCCGTATTTCTTATGCTGGCGACCGGCCGGTGCTGAGCACTAGGCTTCAAGACTGTTTTGGCCTGTTGGAGTCCCCCATTGTGTGCGGCCGCCCGCTTCAGTTTCATTTGTTGTCGCCTGCTGGTCGCCCGCTTGCGGTGACCGACACGTTGGATAGTTTCTGGGCGGGCCCCTACCAGCAGGTTCGTTCCGATATGCGCGGACGCTACCCCAAGCATCCGTGGCCGGAGGATCCGTTGGCTATCCGTTGA
- a CDS encoding maltose O-acetyltransferase, with protein MSLDPHTLATMADQRAQRWHIPVSPEITQAIARTAELVFDYNATHPTHTEELDRLRRLILSPASKDCTIRQPLTIEYGVNTTIGKDTFINYGVTILDTAGVTIAYGNPARVIRTANPHTTYEL; from the coding sequence ATGAGCTTAGATCCGCATACCCTAGCTACGATGGCCGACCAGCGCGCCCAACGGTGGCATATCCCAGTATCGCCGGAGATCACGCAGGCTATAGCTCGCACCGCCGAGTTGGTTTTCGATTACAACGCCACTCACCCAACGCATACCGAGGAGCTTGATCGCCTCCGCCGGTTGATCCTCAGCCCCGCCAGTAAGGACTGCACGATCAGACAGCCTCTGACCATTGAATATGGTGTTAACACGACCATTGGCAAAGATACTTTTATCAATTACGGAGTGACCATCCTCGACACCGCAGGGGTCACCATCGCCTACGGCAACCCCGCCCGAGTTATACGCACCGCTAATCCTCACACCACTTATGAGCTTTAA
- a CDS encoding DNA-3-methyladenine glycosylase I, translating to MNGMDLISCDDGRVRPAWAVGDALLRHYYDYEWGAPVHSESGLFERLALEGFQSGLSWRTVLQKRAAFREVFWGFDADRVAGMTEADVQALLVDARLIRNRRKIMAVVNNARAVIDLREHGGLDEVLWSFAPAQHTPPLTVADIPSQTVESRAMAKELKRCGFQFVGPTTCYATMQAVGMVDDRPRGASPLLVES from the coding sequence ATGAACGGTATGGATCTTATTTCTTGTGATGATGGTCGGGTACGCCCTGCATGGGCGGTGGGGGATGCGCTGTTGCGTCATTATTACGACTATGAGTGGGGCGCACCGGTTCATTCGGAGTCGGGGTTGTTTGAGCGATTAGCGCTAGAGGGGTTCCAGTCGGGGTTGAGTTGGCGGACGGTGCTGCAGAAGCGCGCTGCTTTTCGGGAGGTTTTCTGGGGGTTTGATGCGGATCGGGTGGCGGGTATGACGGAGGCGGATGTGCAGGCTTTGCTTGTCGACGCCCGCCTGATTCGCAATCGGCGCAAAATCATGGCGGTGGTCAATAACGCTCGTGCTGTGATTGATCTGCGTGAGCATGGTGGCTTGGATGAGGTGTTGTGGTCGTTTGCGCCGGCGCAGCATACGCCTCCTCTTACGGTGGCGGATATCCCTTCGCAGACGGTGGAGTCACGGGCGATGGCTAAAGAGTTGAAGCGTTGTGGCTTCCAATTTGTTGGGCCTACCACGTGCTATGCCACGATGCAGGCGGTGGGGATGGTAGATGATCGCCCCCGTGGCGCGTCGCCACTTCTCGTGGAAAGCTAG
- a CDS encoding SDR family NAD(P)-dependent oxidoreductase translates to MSNQHVVNEKKIAVVTGASSGIGEAAARALAADGWHVIVAARRKHLLDVLAADIAGTAIELDVTSDESVAAFAAQIPRCDLLVNNAGGALGLDPIAQANLEDWQWMYDTNVLGTLRVTRALLDVLSSSNGLIINISSIAGIAPYAGGAGYNAAKFGVSAMDKVMRIEFQERGIRVAEINPGRVHTDFSLVRFKGDQQAANAVYEGKVNLTAGDIAETIRWVASLPAHVNIDRLVITPQDQVI, encoded by the coding sequence ATGTCGAATCAACATGTGGTTAATGAGAAAAAGATTGCGGTTGTTACCGGTGCTTCCTCGGGTATTGGTGAGGCTGCCGCGCGTGCTCTTGCGGCCGATGGTTGGCATGTGATCGTAGCGGCACGACGCAAACACCTGTTGGATGTTCTGGCTGCTGATATTGCCGGTACAGCGATTGAACTTGATGTGACAAGCGATGAGTCCGTGGCTGCGTTTGCGGCGCAGATTCCGCGATGTGACCTGCTGGTGAATAACGCGGGAGGCGCATTAGGGCTTGATCCCATTGCCCAAGCAAACCTTGAGGATTGGCAGTGGATGTATGACACCAACGTGTTAGGCACATTGCGGGTAACGAGGGCTCTGCTTGATGTGTTGAGCAGCAGTAATGGTCTGATTATCAACATCAGTTCGATCGCCGGTATCGCGCCCTATGCCGGTGGCGCTGGCTATAACGCTGCGAAGTTCGGGGTATCGGCCATGGATAAGGTCATGCGCATTGAGTTCCAAGAACGAGGTATCCGTGTGGCAGAAATCAACCCAGGTCGGGTGCATACTGATTTTTCACTGGTGCGGTTTAAAGGTGACCAGCAGGCAGCCAATGCCGTCTATGAGGGCAAGGTGAACCTCACCGCGGGCGATATTGCGGAAACGATCCGGTGGGTGGCCTCGTTGCCTGCACACGTCAACATTGACCGGCTTGTGATCACCCCACAGGATCAGGTGATCTAG
- a CDS encoding LysE family translocator translates to MTLSVFGALAAVWAAAITLPGPDVLQIVRMGTKNRHLGMWCALGVMTGNTIWIVGSLLGFAAVLAARPEIVHLIQLVGGLYIAWMGVSSVRSGWQRICLIPKPWCFLLDIRAVCQPQYGGYVDYCDSSVSDR, encoded by the coding sequence ATGACTCTTTCGGTGTTTGGTGCACTAGCTGCCGTGTGGGCTGCAGCAATTACGCTGCCTGGCCCAGACGTGCTGCAGATTGTGCGCATGGGTACTAAGAACCGGCACTTAGGCATGTGGTGTGCGCTAGGTGTGATGACGGGTAACACGATATGGATTGTGGGATCCCTGTTGGGGTTTGCGGCAGTGTTAGCTGCTAGGCCAGAGATCGTGCACCTTATTCAATTAGTTGGTGGGCTTTATATCGCGTGGATGGGTGTGTCCTCTGTGCGGTCTGGGTGGCAACGAATCTGTCTAATCCCAAAGCCGTGGTGTTTTCTCCTCGATATTCGCGCAGTTTGTCAACCCCAATATGGGGGCTATGTGGACTATTGTGATAGCAGCGTTTCCGATCGTTAG
- a CDS encoding helix-turn-helix domain-containing protein encodes MASSPGPFHSLTDADKHRLTELITAGSSVHAAARLLNANYRHCLNYSHHNTLITPRRQSTVVPQQRAAFLTQINNENTSIRRAAIDTELSLSVAYRLARDTGQHTRRSRYQQRVDSTNLRLEYLRLRLACLSQRDAATAVDIGRRTAYDFDHGLSHTGSTRRRFIPNGPHAKAYNTCMTTLAARHDVIEEGRLPAPALPTRIDPYKPINRRYLNIEDRIQIADLYREGHCPAYIARVMGQSRSTITRDLRRNLLSAGCGHNGHRRKFRVEFASTIPMIRRCA; translated from the coding sequence ATGGCATCATCCCCAGGCCCGTTCCACAGTCTCACCGACGCTGACAAGCATCGCCTGACTGAACTGATCACAGCTGGCAGTAGTGTCCATGCTGCAGCACGCCTCCTCAACGCCAACTACCGGCATTGCTTGAACTATTCCCATCACAACACATTGATTACCCCACGGCGGCAGAGCACGGTCGTCCCACAGCAACGCGCTGCGTTTCTCACCCAGATCAACAACGAGAACACCTCCATCCGCCGTGCAGCCATCGATACCGAACTGTCTTTGTCAGTGGCCTACCGCCTAGCGCGTGACACCGGCCAGCACACCAGACGCAGCCGCTACCAACAACGTGTTGATTCAACCAACCTACGCCTGGAGTACCTACGATTGCGGCTTGCCTGCCTGTCGCAACGCGACGCAGCCACCGCGGTAGACATCGGGCGTCGCACTGCCTATGACTTCGACCATGGTTTGTCGCATACTGGCTCCACACGCCGACGGTTCATCCCAAACGGCCCTCATGCCAAGGCGTATAACACGTGTATGACCACGCTTGCTGCCCGCCATGATGTCATCGAAGAAGGCCGTCTACCGGCCCCAGCGCTACCCACACGCATTGACCCCTACAAACCTATTAACCGCAGGTACTTAAACATCGAAGATCGCATTCAGATCGCTGACCTGTATCGGGAAGGTCATTGCCCGGCGTACATCGCCCGAGTGATGGGGCAGAGCCGCTCGACGATCACCCGGGACTTGCGCCGAAATCTGTTGTCGGCGGGTTGCGGGCACAATGGTCACCGGAGGAAATTTCGAGTCGAATTCGCCTCGACTATCCCGATGATCAGGAGATGCGCATGA
- a CDS encoding IS30 family transposase yields MRAQWSPEEISSRIRLDYPDDQEMRMSHETIYDAFYLDAKGRLKDLDLQLPTGRKKRRHRGRCRSGQSTDRFVDAMTMIDDRPHDVEECVVLGHWEGDLILGKNNQSAVITLVERVSRFVVLGRLPSNHTSAEVTRVLKDIVGRIDQSMWSSITWDQGSEMAGHKRFSMATNVPVYFCHPASPWERGTNENTNGRLRRNLPKSQDLSVYSAQDLEMIANIHNHKPRKALGWHTPAEVMADVLRVEGSITG; encoded by the coding sequence TTGCGGGCACAATGGTCACCGGAGGAAATTTCGAGTCGAATTCGCCTCGACTATCCCGATGATCAGGAGATGCGCATGAGCCACGAAACCATCTACGACGCGTTCTACCTGGATGCGAAAGGAAGACTAAAAGACCTTGACCTGCAACTTCCCACTGGGCGTAAGAAACGCCGGCATCGTGGTCGTTGCCGCAGTGGCCAAAGCACCGATCGATTTGTTGACGCGATGACCATGATCGATGACCGACCACACGACGTTGAAGAATGCGTGGTCCTTGGGCATTGGGAAGGAGATCTGATCTTGGGCAAAAACAACCAGTCAGCAGTGATCACGCTGGTGGAACGGGTCAGCCGGTTCGTGGTCCTTGGCCGTCTACCGAGCAATCACACCTCAGCTGAAGTCACGCGAGTGCTTAAAGACATCGTTGGTCGGATTGATCAATCCATGTGGTCGTCGATTACCTGGGATCAAGGATCGGAAATGGCTGGGCACAAACGGTTTAGCATGGCTACGAACGTTCCGGTCTACTTCTGTCATCCCGCATCGCCGTGGGAGCGGGGAACTAATGAAAATACTAACGGTCGGTTGCGTAGGAACCTCCCGAAATCCCAGGACCTGTCGGTCTACAGTGCACAGGATCTGGAAATGATCGCGAATATCCACAATCACAAACCGCGTAAAGCGCTGGGATGGCACACGCCCGCTGAAGTTATGGCAGATGTGCTTCGTGTGGAGGGTAGTATCACCGGATAA
- the relB gene encoding type II toxin-antitoxin system RelB family antitoxin, with translation MSGSVISLRIDDEQKRRLDELSRRTGRPCSFYLREALSAHLADLEYVYRLEEEAAQVRRGELGTVPLSQLERECGLGD, from the coding sequence ATGAGTGGTTCGGTGATTAGCTTGCGTATCGATGACGAGCAGAAGCGGCGTTTGGATGAGCTGTCGCGACGTACGGGGCGGCCGTGTTCGTTTTATCTTCGGGAAGCGTTGAGTGCACATCTGGCTGATCTGGAGTATGTGTATCGCTTGGAGGAGGAGGCTGCTCAGGTTCGTCGCGGGGAGTTGGGAACTGTGCCGTTGAGTCAGCTGGAGCGCGAGTGTGGCTTGGGAGATTAG
- a CDS encoding type II toxin-antitoxin system RelE family toxin: MAWEISFSPRAVKSFKKLDTGEQRRVSKFLREVGALEDPRLRGKALTANKSGLWRWRVGDYRIIADIVDARVVVVVVDVGHRSKAYD; this comes from the coding sequence GTGGCTTGGGAGATTAGTTTTTCTCCTCGGGCGGTGAAGTCGTTTAAGAAGCTCGATACGGGTGAGCAGCGGAGGGTGAGTAAGTTTCTGCGGGAGGTTGGCGCCCTTGAGGACCCGAGGTTACGAGGTAAGGCATTAACAGCCAATAAGTCGGGTTTGTGGCGCTGGCGTGTGGGGGACTATCGGATTATTGCTGACATTGTGGACGCGCGTGTTGTCGTCGTTGTGGTTGACGTTGGGCACCGCTCGAAGGCCTACGACTAA
- a CDS encoding RNA-binding S4 domain-containing protein produces the protein MQAQDVTIRDQEIKLGQFIKLANLVETGGAAKEVIAEGRVTVNGAVDTRRGKTLRDGDVVCIGTACARVVAGAADDDDYFDEKTANDDFDPEVWRNM, from the coding sequence ATGCAAGCGCAGGATGTCACGATTCGTGATCAAGAAATCAAACTCGGTCAGTTTATTAAGCTCGCCAACCTCGTAGAAACCGGCGGTGCCGCAAAAGAAGTTATCGCCGAAGGCCGCGTCACCGTCAACGGTGCCGTGGATACCCGCCGTGGCAAAACGCTTCGCGACGGCGACGTTGTCTGCATCGGCACCGCCTGCGCCCGCGTAGTCGCAGGCGCAGCAGACGACGATGACTACTTTGATGAAAAGACCGCCAACGATGACTTCGACCCAGAAGTCTGGAGGAACATGTAA
- a CDS encoding VOC family protein, whose product MPAFQAEPGMPYWIDLTTSDLRKSTYFYSHVLGWEIEEFGADYHLARVQGLPVAGFIKRPENHQQPDTWVTYFMTDNIAADCAEVEKLGGRVLADPMEVRLGQMALVVDNAGGLFGLIQPAGEDAFIAAGEPGTPVWHELTATTNYTKAVEFYPALFGWATATMDTDGSFEYTTAQVDGGAIAGIFNAEGQFPPQVPSFWQSYLGVAEVDAAVAATVEYGGSVIREPWDTEFGRMAIIADSTGATVTLCEAPEPVEEGNESDPLEGIDLSQFGL is encoded by the coding sequence ATGCCCGCATTTCAAGCCGAGCCAGGCATGCCCTACTGGATTGACCTGACCACCAGCGACCTGCGTAAATCCACATACTTCTACTCCCACGTACTGGGCTGGGAAATTGAAGAATTTGGTGCCGACTACCACCTTGCCCGCGTACAAGGCCTACCAGTAGCAGGTTTTATCAAACGGCCAGAAAACCATCAGCAGCCCGATACCTGGGTCACCTACTTCATGACCGACAACATCGCCGCTGATTGTGCAGAAGTAGAAAAACTAGGCGGTCGGGTACTTGCCGACCCCATGGAAGTCCGACTCGGACAGATGGCACTGGTCGTCGACAACGCCGGCGGCCTCTTCGGCCTGATCCAACCCGCCGGCGAAGATGCCTTCATTGCGGCCGGCGAACCTGGCACACCAGTGTGGCATGAGCTCACCGCCACCACGAACTACACCAAGGCAGTAGAGTTCTACCCAGCACTTTTCGGCTGGGCAACAGCCACCATGGACACCGACGGCTCCTTCGAATACACCACCGCCCAAGTAGATGGCGGTGCCATTGCGGGAATCTTCAACGCCGAAGGCCAATTCCCACCCCAAGTACCAAGCTTCTGGCAAAGCTACCTCGGCGTTGCTGAGGTAGACGCCGCCGTTGCAGCGACCGTGGAATACGGCGGCAGTGTTATCCGCGAACCATGGGACACCGAATTCGGTCGCATGGCGATCATCGCAGACTCCACCGGCGCCACCGTCACCCTATGCGAAGCACCGGAGCCAGTAGAAGAAGGCAACGAGTCCGATCCACTAGAAGGCATCGACCTCAGCCAATTCGGCCTCTAG
- a CDS encoding MGMT family protein, with amino-acid sequence MGTDCSQHVPLSDLTERVLADVDTIPSGAVTTYGDIARRVGCGARHVGSIMRRYGALTAWWRVVRADGTLAVADRAIEHWDRENIAHNGKRVDLSQCYYQP; translated from the coding sequence ATGGGCACTGATTGCTCGCAGCATGTCCCGCTCAGCGATCTCACTGAGCGGGTTCTAGCAGATGTTGACACCATACCCAGCGGCGCAGTGACCACCTATGGTGACATAGCGCGCCGCGTGGGGTGTGGCGCCCGCCATGTCGGCAGCATTATGCGTCGATACGGGGCGCTGACCGCCTGGTGGCGCGTCGTGCGTGCCGACGGCACCCTAGCGGTCGCCGACCGCGCCATCGAACACTGGGACCGCGAAAATATCGCGCACAATGGAAAACGCGTGGACCTATCCCAGTGCTACTACCAGCCATAA
- a CDS encoding alpha/beta hydrolase: MTDTSNISPEERREREEFLIGGHDRILTPEQQLEQLSTYIAAHYEAPAKNPPWSDNPSDKEAIDTFDARLPDRITHACMLMLGSALDHTMPGVAFIDGVTTEDVPELGGQIIRPANPSGAWAISLHPGGWWKGSGVALDNAWRPEVAAVANLSGVTFLDLDYPLVPEHTLEQVIATVTTAAQWVRDNQQPTALFAWGYSSGGALTTLTHSLWDAQALTFPHLDLTGLPPEVVGGISFPDAAQFPPTLMQVASNDTIAGHYPWAEEPEQVRVQEYVSEHRVSTPEVARQRVRDVAEFFAHQAAQHSA; this comes from the coding sequence ATGACGGATACATCGAATATCAGCCCAGAAGAACGCCGCGAGCGTGAAGAATTCCTCATCGGCGGCCACGATCGCATCCTTACCCCCGAGCAGCAATTAGAGCAGCTCTCCACCTATATCGCCGCCCACTATGAGGCACCTGCGAAGAACCCACCGTGGTCGGATAACCCCAGCGATAAGGAGGCCATCGACACTTTCGACGCCCGCCTGCCCGACCGGATCACCCATGCGTGCATGCTCATGCTTGGCTCCGCTCTCGACCACACCATGCCAGGTGTTGCCTTTATCGACGGCGTGACCACCGAAGATGTTCCCGAACTTGGCGGGCAGATCATCCGCCCCGCCAACCCCAGTGGCGCTTGGGCTATTTCTTTGCACCCAGGCGGCTGGTGGAAGGGCTCGGGCGTGGCGCTCGATAATGCGTGGCGCCCCGAGGTTGCTGCTGTAGCCAACCTCTCCGGTGTTACCTTCTTGGACCTAGATTATCCGCTGGTGCCAGAGCACACCTTGGAACAGGTCATTGCAACGGTCACCACGGCCGCCCAGTGGGTGCGTGACAATCAACAGCCCACCGCGCTGTTTGCCTGGGGATACTCCTCCGGTGGAGCGTTGACCACCTTGACGCATTCGCTTTGGGATGCTCAGGCTTTAACTTTCCCGCATCTTGATCTCACGGGGCTGCCACCTGAGGTTGTTGGGGGTATTAGTTTCCCTGATGCGGCACAGTTCCCACCAACGCTTATGCAGGTAGCTAGCAACGATACCATCGCAGGGCATTACCCGTGGGCTGAGGAGCCGGAGCAGGTCAGGGTGCAAGAATACGTCTCTGAGCATCGGGTTTCTACCCCAGAGGTGGCTCGTCAACGGGTGCGCGACGTGGCGGAATTTTTTGCTCATCAGGCAGCGCAACACAGCGCGTAG
- a CDS encoding CG0192 family protein yields the protein MSGISIIENAVLKPTKREVAEQWLGYFEHIGSYRFVDPDGQVGIESLIGFDLDRRLVQMPVTYRSAEFDAEHTLTTMDHSVLGTRYVSNAMGDPVAVREYIRVILEADNGAQRSDGKVSVLDVRGSGNREEKLTLGEVRILEATRQRAVGYVRIDATLRGFVLRVPHLLVPENSPRLGHNISPMRLNGSVVMSPKTVLIAAELSWHDI from the coding sequence ATGAGCGGTATCTCTATTATCGAAAACGCAGTTCTCAAGCCCACCAAGCGCGAGGTTGCTGAACAATGGTTGGGCTATTTTGAGCACATTGGTTCCTACCGGTTTGTTGACCCCGACGGTCAGGTAGGTATCGAGTCGCTGATTGGCTTCGACCTCGACCGCCGGCTTGTACAAATGCCGGTGACGTACCGCAGTGCCGAATTTGATGCGGAACACACATTGACCACCATGGACCACTCGGTGTTAGGCACCCGCTACGTGAGCAACGCCATGGGCGATCCGGTGGCGGTACGCGAGTACATTCGGGTGATCTTGGAGGCCGACAACGGCGCGCAGCGTTCCGACGGCAAAGTGTCGGTCCTCGACGTGCGCGGAAGCGGCAACCGCGAGGAAAAACTCACCCTCGGGGAGGTGCGCATTCTTGAGGCCACACGGCAGCGCGCGGTGGGCTACGTGCGTATCGACGCCACCCTGCGCGGCTTTGTCCTGCGTGTTCCGCATCTGCTCGTGCCAGAGAACTCCCCGCGCCTAGGGCATAACATCTCGCCGATGCGATTGAACGGCTCTGTGGTGATGTCTCCTAAAACCGTTCTCATCGCAGCGGAGCTCAGCTGGCACGATATTTAA